The Listeria monocytogenes genome window below encodes:
- the fabZ gene encoding 3-hydroxyacyl-ACP dehydratase FabZ: MLDIKKIKEILPHRYPFLLVDRVISVEEGKKVTAIKNVTANEEFFNGHFPEYPVMPGVLIVEALAQTSGIAMMQNEANKGKIGLFAGIDGCRFKRQVVPGDQLLLEAEITRMRGAIAKAKVKATVEGDLVCEAEIMFALSDLPR; the protein is encoded by the coding sequence ATGTTAGATATTAAGAAAATCAAAGAAATTTTGCCTCATCGTTATCCATTTTTGTTAGTAGATAGAGTTATTTCTGTTGAAGAAGGTAAAAAAGTTACTGCTATTAAAAACGTTACAGCAAACGAAGAATTTTTTAATGGACACTTTCCTGAGTATCCCGTAATGCCAGGCGTATTAATAGTAGAAGCTTTAGCGCAAACAAGTGGAATTGCAATGATGCAAAATGAAGCTAATAAAGGCAAGATCGGTTTATTTGCTGGGATTGATGGTTGTCGTTTTAAACGCCAAGTTGTTCCAGGTGATCAATTACTCCTTGAAGCTGAGATTACTCGTATGAGAGGCGCAATTGCAAAAGCAAAAGTAAAAGCAACAGTAGAAGGTGATTTGGTTTGTGAAGCTGAAATTATGTTCGCTCTATCAGACCTACCTAGATAA
- the menC gene encoding o-succinylbenzoate synthase, which yields MYFREARLIHAELPLIAPFKTSYGELKSKDFYIIELMNEDGICGYGELEAFPLPDYTEETLDTAISIVRQHLLPLLAQKEIHAPEDIHQMFSWIQGNEMAKAAVELAVWDVFAKSEMCSLAKMIGAEKDSIAVGVSVGLQANTEALVRLVGQYVDEGYERVKLKIAPNKDIQFVESVRKNFPNLSLMADANSAYNREDFFLLKELDQFHLEMIEQPFGTKDFVEHAWLQERLTTRICLDENIRSLDDVRQAHLFGSCHAVNLKLARVGGMYEALKIAEYCSDNDLLVWCGGMLEAGIGRAHNIALAARAEFTFPGDISASNRYFNEDIISPAFTLNQGKITVPTGQGIGVALDLDVLRKYTKSTEGILLNKGWS from the coding sequence ATGTATTTTCGAGAAGCAAGACTAATTCATGCAGAGCTACCACTCATTGCTCCGTTTAAAACAAGTTATGGAGAATTGAAGAGTAAGGATTTTTATATTATTGAATTAATGAATGAGGATGGTATATGTGGTTACGGGGAGTTAGAAGCTTTTCCTTTACCAGATTACACAGAAGAGACGCTAGATACTGCTATTTCTATTGTGAGACAGCATTTACTTCCACTTCTTGCGCAAAAAGAAATTCATGCTCCTGAAGATATTCATCAGATGTTTAGTTGGATTCAAGGGAATGAGATGGCAAAAGCTGCTGTGGAACTTGCAGTTTGGGATGTGTTTGCAAAAAGTGAAATGTGTTCGTTGGCTAAAATGATTGGTGCAGAAAAAGATTCCATTGCGGTCGGCGTAAGCGTTGGATTGCAAGCTAACACAGAAGCGCTAGTCCGGTTAGTTGGTCAATACGTGGACGAAGGTTATGAAAGAGTGAAATTAAAAATTGCGCCTAATAAAGATATTCAATTTGTAGAATCTGTTCGAAAAAATTTTCCTAATCTAAGCTTGATGGCTGATGCGAATTCAGCGTATAATAGAGAAGATTTCTTCTTATTAAAAGAATTAGATCAATTTCATTTAGAAATGATTGAGCAGCCATTTGGAACGAAAGATTTTGTGGAGCATGCTTGGCTACAAGAAAGATTAACAACACGTATTTGTCTAGATGAGAATATTAGGTCGTTAGATGATGTAAGACAAGCGCATTTGTTTGGAAGCTGTCATGCGGTTAATTTAAAATTAGCACGCGTTGGTGGTATGTATGAGGCTCTCAAGATAGCGGAGTATTGTAGTGATAATGATTTGCTAGTCTGGTGTGGAGGGATGCTTGAAGCTGGTATCGGCAGAGCGCATAATATTGCGCTCGCTGCAAGAGCGGAATTTACGTTTCCGGGAGATATTTCGGCATCGAATCGCTATTTTAATGAAGATATTATTTCACCAGCATTTACATTAAATCAAGGAAAAATTACTGTGCCAACCGGTCAAGGTATTGGTGTAGCATTAGATTTAGATGTGCTACGAAAATATACTAAATCAACAGAAGGAATTTTGCTAAATAAAGGATGGAGCTGA
- a CDS encoding 3D domain-containing protein: MKKTVVAIAAGLIIAGSGSTQAFAAEYKVQDGDSLWKISNENNVSIKQLKEDNNLSSNIIFPNQTLQVNGSEKKATTSNNSEYTVVAGDTLGHIAIDNGVTVNQLKSWNNLSSDLILVGQKLAIGNKVAASENNATANNSTNDKVTEQPKEEKAAPATQKSTSSNEASSNSSSSVQGNVSKELTVTATAYSKSEPGMSHMTATGIDLNDNSRVIAVDPSVIPLGSKVYVEGYGQAIAADTGGAIKGNKIDVHLNSVQEVNNWGVKQVKVQILD; this comes from the coding sequence ATGAAAAAAACAGTAGTAGCCATTGCGGCTGGTTTAATTATTGCAGGATCTGGTTCCACTCAAGCTTTTGCAGCTGAGTATAAAGTGCAAGATGGTGATTCACTATGGAAAATCTCAAATGAAAATAATGTCTCTATAAAACAATTGAAAGAAGATAACAATTTGAGTTCTAACATTATTTTTCCGAACCAAACATTGCAAGTGAATGGTAGTGAGAAAAAAGCAACTACTAGTAACAATTCTGAATACACAGTTGTTGCAGGAGATACGCTTGGACACATCGCTATTGATAATGGTGTAACAGTTAATCAATTAAAATCTTGGAATAATCTTTCTTCCGATTTAATTTTAGTTGGTCAAAAATTAGCTATTGGTAATAAAGTAGCGGCAAGTGAAAATAATGCAACAGCCAATAATTCAACTAATGATAAAGTAACAGAGCAACCGAAAGAAGAGAAAGCAGCTCCAGCAACTCAAAAATCAACTTCTTCTAATGAAGCTTCTTCAAACAGTTCTTCATCAGTGCAAGGGAACGTTTCAAAAGAGTTAACTGTGACTGCAACAGCATATAGTAAATCTGAACCTGGAATGAGTCATATGACTGCGACTGGGATTGATTTAAATGATAATTCACGCGTAATTGCAGTTGACCCATCTGTTATTCCTTTAGGTTCAAAAGTTTATGTTGAAGGTTACGGACAAGCGATTGCTGCTGATACTGGTGGTGCGATTAAAGGAAATAAAATTGATGTACATTTAAACTCAGTACAAGAAGTTAATAACTGGGGTGTAAAACAAGTTAAAGTGCAAATTTTAGATTAA
- a CDS encoding WecB/TagA/CpsF family glycosyltransferase, whose protein sequence is MNKQEISILNIPFYNTTQAGFVEELYTLAKDGERRFVVTANPEIVMHARTDKEFEAILRQADYIVPDGIGIIMASEKLGEPLTERVTGYDTMVGLLNKPLRCYFLGAKPEISKVVESKVSEKFPQAVVCGVHHGYFDVLESEMIAKEILLAKPDVIFVALGSPAQEKWILSQIANFEKGIFIGVGGSFDVLTDNVKRAPKIWIKLRVEWVYRLLSNPSRWRRFFAIPQFMLVIRKERKRLKKGE, encoded by the coding sequence ATGAATAAGCAGGAAATTTCAATTTTAAATATACCTTTTTATAATACGACACAAGCGGGATTTGTGGAGGAACTTTATACATTAGCGAAGGACGGAGAGCGCCGTTTTGTTGTGACAGCGAATCCGGAAATTGTTATGCATGCTCGCACGGATAAGGAGTTCGAAGCAATTTTACGGCAAGCTGATTATATTGTTCCTGATGGTATTGGGATTATAATGGCGTCGGAAAAGCTGGGGGAGCCTTTAACAGAACGAGTTACTGGTTATGATACGATGGTTGGTTTATTAAATAAGCCATTACGCTGTTATTTTTTAGGCGCAAAACCAGAAATTAGTAAGGTTGTTGAGTCAAAAGTAAGCGAAAAATTTCCACAAGCTGTCGTTTGCGGGGTTCATCATGGTTATTTTGATGTATTGGAAAGTGAAATGATAGCCAAGGAGATACTCCTAGCGAAACCAGATGTCATTTTTGTGGCTCTAGGTTCTCCTGCTCAAGAAAAATGGATTTTGTCCCAGATTGCTAATTTTGAAAAAGGGATTTTTATTGGTGTTGGTGGCAGTTTTGATGTTTTAACAGATAATGTAAAGCGCGCTCCGAAAATATGGATAAAATTAAGAGTAGAATGGGTATATAGACTTCTTTCTAACCCCTCTAGATGGAGACGTTTTTTTGCAATACCTCAATTTATGCTTGTCATTAGAAAAGAGCGCAAGCGTTTGAAAAAGGGTGAGTAA
- a CDS encoding single-stranded DNA-binding protein yields MINQVILVGRLTKEPELKWTTEDRAVLNLTLALNRFGKNKRVDNDADFIQCVIWGKRAEATAEFCSKGQLVGVVGELQSRNYLNKEEQKIYITEVLVHQIRYLSSRNKDERVINIPQEEDE; encoded by the coding sequence ATGATTAATCAGGTAATTTTAGTAGGCAGATTAACAAAGGAACCAGAATTGAAGTGGACTACGGAGGACAGAGCCGTGTTGAACTTAACACTTGCTTTAAATCGTTTTGGTAAAAATAAACGGGTAGATAATGATGCTGATTTTATTCAATGCGTGATTTGGGGTAAAAGAGCAGAAGCCACTGCAGAATTCTGTAGTAAAGGACAATTAGTAGGAGTTGTTGGTGAGCTGCAATCGCGCAATTATCTAAATAAAGAAGAACAGAAAATCTACATTACAGAGGTTTTAGTTCACCAGATTCGTTATCTATCTAGTAGAAATAAAGATGAGAGAGTAATTAATATCCCACAAGAAGAGGATGAATAA